CTGGGCTATTTACTGATCTTCCTGGGATCACTCTTACCATTTTTATCCGGAGTGCTCGGAGGGGGTTTTGATTATTGTCTGAGAGCCCTGCTTTGGATTGTTGAATTTACTTCTGCAATCCCCTTTTCGCATTTTGATTTATCGGGGCCGCCTGTCTGGTGGATCCTGTTGTATTACTTATTTCTTATTTTAGCCATTTCGCCAGGTTATCGAAAAATCAAAGACAAGGGGAAATGGTTCCTTCGGAAAATACGTCTTTTAATAGTTCCTGCCTGGATCTTTGCTGGTCTGCTGATTGCCTTGCTTTCTTCAGGTTCAAAGTCGTTGCAATGCACATTTATCGCCGTCAATCATGGAGTTTCGATTTTGATCGAGTCTCCTGGTGGCAAAACAATTCTTTACGATGCGGGTTCCATGTCGCCTGTCGAACAGACCTGTTCGAAGATCAAAAATACGCTACTGGCGCATGGGATTCGGCGGGTTGATTTACTTCTTATCTCCCATGCCGATCGCGATCATTATAATGCAGCGGCCGAATTGATTTCGAAACATTACATTCGTGAAATTGCATTTCCGCAGGCGTTTCTCAAACAAAAACAACCGGGAGTGATTTCGCTATGCAATATTGCTGCGCAGAATCGTATTCCCATTAAGATCATCGGAAAAGGAGATCACTTTAATTTAGGAGATGAAACGAAACTCGAAGTCCTGCATCCTGGATTTGAAGATCAGTATCGGGAAGATAATCCAGCCAGTTTAACGGTACTGCTTTCGCATCACGGCCGGAAAATACTGCTGACAGGAGATCTGGAAGGACGAGGGTTGGAAAAACTACTCACAGAAAATGCAGCGATGTCTGTGGATATTCTACTGTCACCACATCATGGCAGCACCACTGCCAACACATTTGATTTGGATCGCTGGGCAAGACCTGACTACCTGATTGTCAGTGGTGGACAAAGACAGACGATTCCTAAATTACAAAGTGTTTTTTCGGCAAGCACTCAGATCTATTCGACCCACAAGCACGGTTCCATCACTTGTCTGATCGACGAGGCTGGAAACTTGGATGTCATCCCGTTTCGTTCTGCAATGAACTGAAAGAAAGATTCAAATCCTCTAATTATCAATCTAGGCCAATAGAATTGATCAACTCTTCGTGCGCTCGCAGCTCAAGGACTCTGTGCCTGAGAAGTTTTCGCATATCATTCAAAGTTTTCACAGTCTTCAGAAAACTCTCATTGGCTTCTGCCAGTTCCGAATAGTGTTTTTCCCCTTGCGAGATACAACGATTCAGATTCAGTAGATTTGGGGTAAATCCTTTTTTCAAATCCTCGACCATCGAAAGTGCTACTTCTTTGATCTCTTCACACAGCTGATGAATTTCCACGCGGTCCTTTTGACGTTCTTCAGTGGATAATTGTTTTGTTGAAATTGAGGTGTCTTTTTTTCTCAACGATGTTTCATCAACCAGCCGGCCAAAGGGATTGAAATTCTCTTTTTCTTTTGTTGATTCAATGTCCAGTTTTTTGAGTGCGTTCAGTGCTTTTTTAAATTGAGGAGAGATCTCAAGCGATCTTGTAAAACTGGAATGCGCCTGGGTATGATTTTTCATTTCCAGATAGACATTGCCCAGGTTGAAGTGGGCATCGACCATATCCGGGTCAAAAACAATCGCCTGTTTATAGGCAGTGACCGCCATGCTTAACTGATTTAATCCTTTATGAGCAATTCCCATATTGTAGAACGCGTCAGCCGATTTTTTATCTTTCTGAACAGCCTTGCGCAACTCATTGAGTGCCTGTTTATATTCTCCCATTTTGTTGTAGATCGCCCCCATGTTGATATATGGAGAGGCATCTGCGGGAGATAATCGCGCCAGATCCTGGAAATGACTGATTGCATCCTGGTATTGCTTTAATTGAAAATACGCAGCTGCGATTCCCGCGTGTGCTTTCTTTTCGGCAGGTTTGATGCTAAGGATTCTCTGGTAGGTTTCAACTGCTTCAGCAATATTGCGTTCTTTAATTTGCTTACGAGCCTGCTGGAACAGTTCCGTGATTTTTGAGTCACTCATGATCGAGTTCCTCTCCTACAGGGCGATCCAGATAAAATCAGATTTCGTTTCCCTTTTTGCAGAAATGTGCCCTGCTCTCTGCTCTCAGGGAAATGAACTGGTCCAATAAGACCATTATTCATTGACAAGTGATATCAGTTTACTTCGAGACCCTTGGTGAAACTCAATTTTCCCTTCTCTGCCAAGCCAGCCAACCGCTTGCATTACTAGATCGCGAGGCGCTTCGATTTCACGAGATAATTTACTTAATGTCACAGGCTCATGTTCGCTCAAATATTGCCAGACAATTCCTGCGACAATTCCAATGCTCTCGACTTGATGCGACTCAATTTCCGCTGACATCAACTTGCTCCTGAACTGTAAAACCTGATGAATTCGGTAATCGAACGTCTATTTCTAATTTGTTATGACGCGTTTGATATCCATATACACATTACAAAATAGGTTAACGGGCAGATGGGCTCTATTATAGAACCGAAGAACTTTGGGAAGCAATCATTGATTTCCCAAGTTTTGTTTGCCAATGAAGAAATTCATCATACGATGTTCAAATATCCCTCAAAATCGTTGTCAAAACATGCCAGACTCGTAGAAATTGATTCCAGGTCCTTGAGTGTTGTTTTCAGGTCCTGGTCTGTCCCCTGATATAATACGAACGCCGTAAACAATTCCGTTTTAAAGACACGCAGGTAAGCACTATTGATTAATTCAGAACAGACAAATTCAATATCACAGCCTTGGCACTCTTTGCCTGCAAGAGTTGTCTTGACTTCGTAAATGTCGAGTTCGCTGTATTCGTCACGAAATACTTTGACCGACTGCTCTAGTAATTCTTCCGCTGGTATCTCTACAAAAAATAAAGAGATGAGCCAGAATGAGGAATCTTCACCGCTGACACCGACTTGAATTTCGCCGTTCGTTTCGTCAACTTCTTTTGATAATTCCCAGTCAGCAGGATACTCAAACGAGATTCCAAATTCATTAAATAAGTTCATGGTTCCGAATGGATTCTAATAGTAAAGGTTTCATAATTCGATCTCAATTACTTCAACTTATGACGTTGAATGTTACTGTGATTATAGCGAAATCAGAAAACTCTTGAAGGACTCTGGCTTGATTCTTTTCAGGATCAGCTTACCTGTGGCTCGAATATGAAATGAAATCGCTCAGCATTTGGCCCGTTTGCCCTTTTTTACGTGAAACAATCTGTTGCGGAGTCCCTTCATCAAGAAGATAGCCTCCTGATTGCCCTCCCTCTGGCCCTAAATCAATGATCCAGTCAGCGTTAAGGATTACCTGAGGGTGATGCTCAATGAGCAGTACGGAATTGCCTTCCTGGATTAGTGGTTCTAAAACCAATAGAAAGCGATCAATATCGGCTTGGTGTAGGCCTCTCGTGGGTTCATCCAGAACGAACAGAGTCATCCCGGTAGGGTTTGAGATCAGTTCTGCAGCAAGTTTAATTCTTTGTGCCTCACCTCCGGAGAGCATGTTGGAAGGTTGACCTAACGCGAGGTAACCAAGTCCCAGATCTTTAAGTACCTGTAATATATTTATGAGTTTAGGGATCTGATCAAAAAACTCAACGGCATCATCGACAGACATTTGTAAAATGTCGCTGACCGAATTGCCGCGGTATTTGACGGCGAGTGTCTGTTGATTAAATCGCATCGTTTTGCATGTTTCACAGGGCAGATAGAGTGGTGGTAGGAATTGCATGTCCACACGACGGTACCCCTGCCCCTGGCAATTCTGGCAGCGGCCCTCTTTCGCGTTAAAACTAAAACGCCTGGCGGTGTAACCACGCATTCGCGATAATTTTGTTTTCGCAAACAGTTTGCGGATTTCATCCCAAACTCCACAATAGGTTGCCGGATTTGAACGCCCACTTTGTCCTAATGGTGCTTGATCAATAATTTTGACTTGTTGCAGAAATTCACTTCCGTCAAGAGAGTCATACCGCGATACTTCTCTGGATTCTCCTCTCTTCAGTGCAGATTTCAATGCAGGGACCAGCGTTTCAAGAATCAGAGAGCTTTTTCCACATCCGCTCACCCCAGTCACACAAACCAGCTTCTGCAATGGAACGTGTAGTGTCAGATTCTTTAAATTGTTGAGACGGGCCCCTTTGAGAACAAGCTCTGGGCATCCTTCAGATTGATCGCTACCTGTGTCTGATTTGAATTTATATTCCGTATTCAAGGCACGTGAGGTAAATGAGCGCTGATCTTGAATGACTTCATGATAAGAGCCGGAAACAATCACTTCCCCTCCCTGCTCTCCCGCCTGCGGCCCCAAATCAAGTATATAGTCACTTGCTTTTATGACATCATGATCGTGTTCAACAACAAGAATGGTATTACCATCCTGATTGAGTCGACGCAATATTTGGAGTAGTTTTTCTGTTTCATTCGCATGCAGGCCCGCCGTCGGTTCATCCAGAATATAGCAAGCTCCCGTTGTCTCTGCCCCCAGAAATGAAGCGAGTCTGGCTCGTTGGTGTTCCCCTCCCGACAGCGTCTGCGCAGGACGGTTTAATTTGATATAGTTCAGTCCGATTTCCGTAAGATATTCTAATCGACTTCGAACAGGTGTCAGAAGTTGATTTGCAATTTCCTGGTCTTTAGAGTTCCGGGAATTCAATTCTGATTTTTCCCATTCATTCAACCACGCTAATGCTTCAGGGGCGCTTAGATTGACCACTTGATCAATGGATTGTTCTATTAATTTAACAGAACGCCCATATTCATTGATTCGGGCCCCTTTGCATGCAGGGCAAAGCTGTGCTTGCACTGATTCCCTGGGCATTTCTAACACACCGAGCCCCTGACAGTGTGAACACGCACCATACGGACTGTTAAAACTAAATGCACGCGGCTCGGGATCAGGAAAACTGAGCTGGCATTTCCCACAGGCAAGTCTGGTACTCAAGAACCGGTCAGACCAGCCCGTTTCCGATTCCTGGCTGACAATACAGGCTCCGTCACCATGCTTTAATGCTAAATCAACCGATTCTTTTAAGCGGGCCTCAATACCTTCTTTCACGATGATGCGATCAATCACGATGTCAATGCTGTGCGCGTCAGTTTGCTTGAGATTTGGAGCCTCGGTGACATCAATGATCTCGCCGTCTATTCGGGCGCGAACAAAGCCTTCTTTGGTAATTTGATTTAATACTGCGGTATGATCCCCTTTTTGGGCCGTGATTACGGGAGAAAGAACGATTACTTTTTTCCGATCTTCTAAGGCAAGTATCAGATCGACAATTTGTTCGGCTGATTGTTGATGGAGTGGCTGATCACATTGAGAACAATGGACCGTTCCCAGTTGTGCGTACAGCAGGCGGAAATAATCGTAGATTTCTGTCATTGTTGCCAGTGTGCTGCGGCGGGACTGACCCCTTTGTGTTTGCTCAACACTGATTGTGGGAGGCAGCCCACTGATCTGGTCGACATCAGCGGGCTGCATTTGGCTGAACAACTGGCGTGTTGCGGGAGAAAGATTTTCAAGAAATCGCCTCTGACCTTCATTGTGAATTGTGTCAAAAACGAGGCTGCTTTTACCACTTCCACTGACGCCCGTAATTACTGTCAACTGGTGATGGGGAATATCGACATCGATGTTTTTCAGATTATGCGTTCGAGCGCCACGAATGCGGATATAATTGTCTGGCTGATCTGACATAAAATACTTTAGAAGCTTGGATGCGGTTTGCTCTGGGACCGTGTTGAAGCGTAGTGGTAGTAAAGATTGTTATCGTCGGTAGATGGCATGAATGATTCTCAGCTGCTATGATTTTAGCACGCACGCACTTTTTTTATAGACCTTTTGAACGCATTTCTAACTATGTCGATTGTCCCGCATTCATTTTACTTCCGACACTCGATTTCTGTACCAGAAATCAGCACAATTCCCTGCAAACGTGGGCAATTGTTGAAACTTCCCGAGTCGGCTCTCATCCCTGATTTAACATTCAAGTCAAAATCAGATCACTGGGGAAAATTCCGAATCGGCTGGAATAATAATGGTCTGGGAATCAGTCTGGAAGTCAAGCAAAAGAAGCACCCAACGACAGATGCCGAAAATGTTCAAATCTGGATTGATACGCGGGATACGAAAACGATCCATCGTGCGAATCGCTACTGCCACTTATTCCGGTTCCAGCCTGTCATAAGCTCAAAGGGTGAGCCAAAGCCCGACTGTACGCAACTCACAATTAATCGGGCACAAGCAGATGCGCCCCAGTCTGATCTTTCCAAGATAAAACTCTGGTCTAAGATAAAATCAACTGGATATGCACTGGAAGCCTGGATTCCCGCAAGCGAACTGACAGGCTTTGATCCAAGTTCCTATCCACAGATGGGATTTTACTACACCATTTTCGATTCAGAATTAGGAGAACAATTCATGATGGTAGATCATGAATTTCCCATCGGACAAGATCCCAGCTTATGGGCTACAATGCGATTTGAATCCTGAAATAAAAAACAGCGATCACATTTATTATGTCATCGCTGTTGAGTGTAGTCATTGAAAGAGAGTGCGTTTAGCGTCGTTTCGGTAATGCGGCAGCGTACAGCATTGTTACAGCGCCAATTGACATCATGCTGAAGGCCGCCCAGTCAGGGGGATTCAGGACTTCCTGCTGATCTTCATTCAGCGTCGTCATTCCCAGAAAACCGCGGAACTCTGGTTCACGTACGGGTTCTGGTTCTTCCATGACAACTTTATGTGTCAGAACCATTTTGTCGACAAAGAGAAATGATGTTCCCGTGAGTAATACAAATAATCCAGCAGCAAAAAACGATGAGCGAAACATGCGATGTCCCTGTCTTGTAGCATACATCGATTTCTATTTCGCTAGCTCCTCCTGAGCATCAGCCCTGTTTCCAAAGTACCTTCCTGATCTTCGGGGCTTTTTAGTGCGAATCGACGACGAAATAATAAATTAGCCCGCTACTGCAATACAATCTGAGGAGAGCGGGATCTAATCTTTTTATCGGAATCTGAGCCAAATCTCTTGATTTTGTACAACCAAGAATAATCTTCCCTCTTTCTTACTGTCCGGTTGTGACGATAATACGGCCCCTGTTCCCGGTACTGAACATGATTTTGAAGCAAGTTGATCTGGTTTGAGGTCATCCTGGACTTTCAATCCATTTATAAAAGCGACCCAATGCCGACTGGAGTTTTGGCTATACAGACGCTAAATTGGCCTTTTCGTAGTGCAAAACTAATTGTTTGTCTCAGACAATCGAGAAACAAAGCGAGGAAATGAAAAGTGGAAGCTCGGATTACATTATTACCCGGCGATGGGATCGGTCCCGAAATCGTAGCAGAAGCAAAACGGGTTTTGGATACAGTTGCAGACAAATTCGGTCACCAGTTCGAAACCCCATCCTGTCCGATGGGAGGAAATGCCATTGATGAATTTGGCGATCCTCTTCCACCTCAAACATTAGAAACCTGTAAAGAATCCCAGGCGATTCTCTTAGGAGCCGTCGGGGGGCCGAAATGGGATGATCCCTCAGCTAAGACGCGTCCCGAAGCAGGTTTACTCAAAATTCGAAAAGAATTGGGGCTGTTTGCAAACTTACGGCCTATCAAACCATATTCGGAATTACTGGATGCCTCGCCTTTAAAACGCGAGATCATTGAAGGCACCGATATTCTCTTCTTCAGGGAACTCACAGGCGGCATCTATTTTGGCGATTCCGGACGAATGGAACACCCGGATGGCGAAAAAGCATTCAGCGTGATGACTTATACGACTTCCGAAATCGCACGCATTGTACGTCTGGCGGCTGAGTCTGCTCGCAACCGAGGTGGTAAATTGACTTCGGTCGACAAGGCAAATGTACTGGAAGTATCACGGCTCTGGCGCCAAGTAGCCGAGGATGTCGTCAAAAATGAATTCCCGGACATTGAATATGAGGTTGTGCTGGTTGATGCTATGGCCATGCATTTGATCTCCCGCCCTTCTGAATTTGATGTTGTTGTTACTGGAAACATGTTTGGAGACATTCTGACCGATGAAGGGTCAATGCTGCCTGGATCATTGGGATTGCTTCCTTCTGCCTCATTAGGCGAATCCGGGCCTGGTCTTTACGAACCCATTCATGGATCGGCTCCCGATATTGCTGGAAAAGGAATTGCGAATCCACTGGCTACGATTTTAGCAACGGCCATGTTGCTGCGACATTCTTTGTCGCTGGAATCAGAAGCAGCGGCTGTCGAAGCAGCGGTGGCAAGTGTTCTGGCTGCAGGACATAGAACGGCAGATATCGCCGCTGGTGGTGACAGCATTTCCACGAGTGAAATGGGAAATCTGGTGATTCAGGAACTTTTAGCCTGAGCGCCAACCAACAATCGGACACGATAAAAAGCGGGGACGAATGACATCGTCCCCGCTTTTTATTTTATCCAATTGACCTTGTTGAAATTAGACATCACAGAGTTCAACGGCTTGCTTCAGTCCCTGGTAGGGATCCCGTGTTGGGATAAATTCCTGGCCAACAAATCCCTGGTAACCTATTTCCTGTAAGGCCAGCATGATTGCAGGATAATTGATTTCCTGTTTATCGTCTAATTCTCCTCGTCCCGGATTACCGGCGGTGTGAACATGGCCGATATAGTCCTTGTGCTGTTTGAGACGTCGAATCACATCGCCATCCATAATTTGAACATGATAAATGTCAAACAGGAGTTTCATTCGATTCGAACCAACCTGCTTGATAATATCAATACAATATTCGGTATGGTCTCCCTGATAACCAGGATGTCCTTTCATCGGGTGGCTGTCGTCGCGGGAATTCAACATTTCCAGACAGAGATTGACTTTATTCTTCTCCGCGTAACCAATAATCTTTTTGAGGCCGGCAACACAGTTTTTGGCTCCCTCTTCATCACTGATGCCATCACGCATTCCCGTAAATGTGATTACATTATTGACGCCTCCTGCCGCACATTCATCAATTCGTTTTCTCAGGATTTCAATGCACTGATCCCAGTTCTCAGGATTGTTGAATCCAACCTTAAAGCCGTGGCTGGAAGCAATCGCGCACGTTAATCCATGTTTTTTGAGGGTCTTCCAGTTTTCGGCAGGAGTCAGTTCGACGCTCTTCATTCCCAGTTGACTGGCAACTTGCGCTGTTTTTTCAATGTCCCAATACTTCTTAAAGCACCAGTGAACGACTGATTGGTTGATATTGCCTTTGAGAGGTTGAAGGGAATCTGCTTTACTCTCGCCCGCAAGAGATGGTTTGATTCCCAGCCCCAATGCGGTGGCAGCGGCCACTCCCGAGTTTTGCAAGAGGGCTCTTCGGCTGATTTCTGATTTCATAATAACCTCTTTGAGACAAATACTGATTCGCGCCCCGTCTCTGGAATGGCGCAGTCCAACGAATATGTTTCACTTATAATTCTGAGCCAATTGGTCTTGAAGACGCAATAGTCCTGGGCAAACAGCTTAACGTGATGCCAGATAAACTAAACGTTCCTTAATCAGGAAGTGTGAAATAATAATACCGACTGCCATAGCCAGTGTAAATAAGATACTAAAACCTTCCATAATGCCGGCTGTCCTGCCTCCGACACCGAGAGAAAGCACGCTGATTGAAAAAAAGAACATCATATTACCGACCCACATTAAAACAAAAGCCAGGGGCAAAGCGCCCCACTTAATATAAGTTGAGAGCAATGCCGTTAAGTGCCAGAAAAACAAGACCTCGACACACATCATCCAGAACGAAGGTTCAGACAGGATCAAGTTAATATCGTACACCATTTCTCGAAGGCCCAGGGCACTCCCGATAAACAGATAAATCAAAGCGGGAACCAGACTCAACAGGCATCCATACACTTTTGAATACGCGATGCTCGCCATCGACTGTGGTAGCATTGCTGTTGAAACCAGTGTATTCCACTGGACTTCCACATGAAAAACGCGTGCTGATATCAGACTGGTTTCAATTAAAAGCACAATCAACATGGTCCAAAATACAGTCAGACCAATCTCCTGGTAAGAATAACTGCGTGACGTATATTGAATAAAAGAACATAGTCCAACTAAGGCAATGCCATAACAAATGAATTTAATCACAGACATTCCATAGCCGCCATTGACGAAAAAGAAATCTTTCCACATTAATGCATTGATCCAGGCACGACCTGGTGAAAATAATGTGCTTTTCTTTTTTGTAATCATTCCTCGTCCGGGGCTGGTAGAGATCTCAGTCAAAGCGAAGCGAGTAAACAGCAGGCATGCCAAAAGAAACAGAAGCAGTCCGACGATCAGATTGCTCCAGAACTGCATTCCCCAGGGAGACTCGCTGAAACCAGAACTGAGGATCATAGTCACCTGTTTTAAAACAGACGATTGAGCAAGCCAGTCCAGCACGCGATTCGTTGTTTTGACAGCCAGGGTTCCATCCGCAATCCAATTCGCTTGAACCATTCCAGTGAGCCCCCATTTGGAAAGAGGAACACCCCAGAAATACGCTACCAGAGAAATCACTACAAGAGTTGAAGCAGAACGAGATCGAGCACAAACGACAGAACTGAGTAGTCCCAGGTTTGAAAGACAGAACAAGAATACGGCTAGCGCTAAATAAGCGGCGACGACTTGTGTAAAAGTTACTCCACCAAGAGTAATGGCGAGCAGAGTAAATGGGAACTGAACCGACAACAATAACAGCGCAGAGACTAACCGGGGTAATGATTTTCCCAATAACAGAGAAATCGGATTCACACCAGCCATTAAGAGCAAGCCGATCGTCTGTTCTTCCTTTTCTTCTGTAATCGCTGTGGCAAAAAAGCTAACTCCGGCCATTAATATAAAGACAAAATTGAGATAGATGATTTGTGTAAATAACACCAGGCCCGCAGCACCAATGACGCGACTGGACAGATGGGATGAGATCAAGCAAAACAGAATCATGACCGCGAATAAAAAGCGAAACAAGTGCGATCTCGTCAGCCGAAAGTCGACACTCAAAGCGCGATTAAATAGAGCAAACGTGCCTTGAAACATTAACGAACTCCCTGCTCTGTTAAATCTAAAAATGCCTGATTCAAGTGCTTTTTATCTCTTTGGAAAGATTCGATCGAGCCATCAAGTTCAATAATCTTCGACAAGAGATTTCCGGTGGACGTTAATGTTGCATCAAATGAAATCAATAACTCTCGCGGTTTGTCAGTCATTCTGACGGACAAAATTCCCGGCTCATTGACAAGTGATTCCACAAGCAATTCGTTCACTTCAGATTCTAAGGTTACCTTATAGCTGGGATGCTCCTGTTCGTGAGTCAAGAGGCCATCCATGGAACCACTATATTTGATTAGCCCGCGATCAATAATCGTGACGCTGTCACATAGTTCTGCTAACTCACTCAAAATATGGGAACTGATAAAAATGGTTTTCCCCATGCGTTTCAGCTCTTGGAGAATTTCCATCAATTCGATTCGTGCACGCGGGTCAAGCCCGGACGCTGGTTCATCCAGCAGTAACAAATCTGGATCGTTTACTAAAACGCGCGCTAAACTGACTCGTTGCTGCATTCCTCTGGAAAGACCACTGATGAGCGAATCTTTACGTCCATCCATATCGGTTAATGTCAACACATCATTGATGACCTGATCGCGCTGTTCGACTCCCAGACCATAGGCGGCTCCAAAGAAATCAAGATACTCAAATACCGTCATTTGTCTGTAGGTACTAAAATGGTCTGGCATAAAACCAATGCGTTTACGAATATCTTTGACCGCAGATCGGACATCATTTCCAAATACTTCCACTTTGCCGCCCTGAGGTCGTAATAACGTACAGATGATTTTTAGTGTCGTTGTTTTCCCGGCACCATTGGGCCCCACAAACCCATGTAAGGATTGAGGCTGGACCTGGAAGCTGATCCCCTGAAGCGCCCGATGTCCTTTAAAGGAATGAGAAACATTTTGAATATCAATAACAGGTTGTTCAAAAATTGGTTCAGTCATTTTTATTGTTCTTTTTTTCAGGGAGAGGCAAATCATATGCAAAAAGTATGCGGCCTTGCTGAACGCCTTGGACGTTTGTTTTGATTTTCAATTCTTCCGGTATCTCAGCATAAAGAAATAATTTGATGCGTGCTCTCTCGCCTTGATATTGGTTGATCTCGCTGGGACGATGCAGATTTAAATGATTCATGACCATGTTTTCATACAGGTTGTTATAGAGTCTGGTTGTATCCATTTCTTCATTCCGATATCCGTAACGGCGTGCATAGACTGAATCTGGAGTCAATTTTGTGTTCCAGTCAGTCAGAGCAATGCGACTGTTACTCAGTACCCAGTAAGTACGGCCATCTTCTTCTGATTGCCTTAAGTCATAGATCTTTCGATCATAAATTACCTGTGTTTTAGAGATGTTATCAGGGAGAGCGGATCGAGCCTCAATCAATAATGAGGTTAACTGAGAATTTTCGTCGATCTCATAATCAATCACGTTTATGTTCTGGTCCTTGTACGGTGCCTTAATACGATACATAAAACGTCGTGAGGAAAATGGAGGTATGTCAGAGAAAAATATTCCGTCGAGCCCATTATAGATCGCGCCACGGACTTTTTCTGCTTCTTGTGCTGTAGTGAAAATGATGCCATTACCTGTTGACGAAAATTCATATTCAGAACCACTGGTCACAAAAGCATTGACCCAGCACTTTAAATCGTATTGATCTCCTTCCAGTGGGGTTGCGATCACCAAACTGTTGATCGTTGTGGTTTCTCCATATCCTCGTTTCCCGACACTCCAAAACAGAATACTGAATAGCCCCACCGTAATCAGAAGGAACAGCAAAGAATTTCGATAGTGATAGTTTTTTTGTTTCTTATTAAATAAATAGCATCCTGGAAAAATCAGGAAAATGTAAAGCACTGTCATCACATAAATAATAAACCAGTTATGATCAGGGTGTGTCATTTCTGAAATGGCAAGCAGAATCTTGGAATTCGCGTCTCCGTAATAGTACGAATCAGCTTGCTGCGTAGTCGACTGGCCCGACTTTGGGGACGATGTTTTTGAGGCTCCGGTCGTAGAGAGTTCGTCAGACCGGGCATCCTGCACACTTGAGACAGCGAGACTTTCCGTCAATTGATTCAGTTTTCTCTGATGGCGAACGACCAGGCCTGAACCAACGCGAAAATGATCTTGCGGTGTGTTAAGTCCCACCATACTTGTGGTGAAATTTAAGTTTGTTCCGGAAGTGTCAGCCAACAGATGAAGGATCCCTCCCCGATATAACCAGTCCATAAATGACTGCTTACGGGCAGCATCCCAGCGCGGAACATGATCCAGAACCACTTCATCCAGGGAATCCGTTGCGGTGACCATCGGCGGAAAGAGCTCTTCTGGATAACGCTTGAAGTGACTACCGCTTTGTGACAGCGAGGTCGAATTGGTTAGGATGATACAGGAAATCTGATTATCCGCGCTCGGAGAATTTGAGGTTCCTGCGCCATTTCTGGAGATTTTCCGACTGTATATAAAACGCGGCCCCCAATTGAGAGACCATTCTCCCTGTCGTTCATCAATGATATAAGGATAAAACTGCACCCATTGCGAGCTGTAGGGAGCAAGAAATATCTTTCGACAAAGTGGCGCACCGACCTTGTTGCCACCATATTGAAGACGGTTCAACTGAACGAGCTCATCAAACACATCCGGAGTGTTATTGCTCAATTTGAGAGAAAGAGGAATGCATTTTCCCTTTGCCTGCTGATTATTAAAGCCCCAGATGACTTCTTCAATATCAACAGCCAAAACAGAACTGGGCAGCAGTAACAAGATTCCTAACCA
This window of the Gimesia fumaroli genome carries:
- a CDS encoding tetratricopeptide repeat protein codes for the protein MSDSKITELFQQARKQIKERNIAEAVETYQRILSIKPAEKKAHAGIAAAYFQLKQYQDAISHFQDLARLSPADASPYINMGAIYNKMGEYKQALNELRKAVQKDKKSADAFYNMGIAHKGLNQLSMAVTAYKQAIVFDPDMVDAHFNLGNVYLEMKNHTQAHSSFTRSLEISPQFKKALNALKKLDIESTKEKENFNPFGRLVDETSLRKKDTSISTKQLSTEERQKDRVEIHQLCEEIKEVALSMVEDLKKGFTPNLLNLNRCISQGEKHYSELAEANESFLKTVKTLNDMRKLLRHRVLELRAHEELINSIGLD
- a CDS encoding winged helix-turn-helix domain-containing protein, whose product is MSAEIESHQVESIGIVAGIVWQYLSEHEPVTLSKLSREIEAPRDLVMQAVGWLGREGKIEFHQGSRSKLISLVNE
- a CDS encoding DOMON domain-containing protein, which codes for MSIVPHSFYFRHSISVPEISTIPCKRGQLLKLPESALIPDLTFKSKSDHWGKFRIGWNNNGLGISLEVKQKKHPTTDAENVQIWIDTRDTKTIHRANRYCHLFRFQPVISSKGEPKPDCTQLTINRAQADAPQSDLSKIKLWSKIKSTGYALEAWIPASELTGFDPSSYPQMGFYYTIFDSELGEQFMMVDHEFPIGQDPSLWATMRFES
- the leuB gene encoding 3-isopropylmalate dehydrogenase — its product is MEARITLLPGDGIGPEIVAEAKRVLDTVADKFGHQFETPSCPMGGNAIDEFGDPLPPQTLETCKESQAILLGAVGGPKWDDPSAKTRPEAGLLKIRKELGLFANLRPIKPYSELLDASPLKREIIEGTDILFFRELTGGIYFGDSGRMEHPDGEKAFSVMTYTTSEIARIVRLAAESARNRGGKLTSVDKANVLEVSRLWRQVAEDVVKNEFPDIEYEVVLVDAMAMHLISRPSEFDVVVTGNMFGDILTDEGSMLPGSLGLLPSASLGESGPGLYEPIHGSAPDIAGKGIANPLATILATAMLLRHSLSLESEAAAVEAAVASVLAAGHRTADIAAGGDSISTSEMGNLVIQELLA
- a CDS encoding excinuclease ABC subunit UvrA, with the protein product MSDQPDNYIRIRGARTHNLKNIDVDIPHHQLTVITGVSGSGKSSLVFDTIHNEGQRRFLENLSPATRQLFSQMQPADVDQISGLPPTISVEQTQRGQSRRSTLATMTEIYDYFRLLYAQLGTVHCSQCDQPLHQQSAEQIVDLILALEDRKKVIVLSPVITAQKGDHTAVLNQITKEGFVRARIDGEIIDVTEAPNLKQTDAHSIDIVIDRIIVKEGIEARLKESVDLALKHGDGACIVSQESETGWSDRFLSTRLACGKCQLSFPDPEPRAFSFNSPYGACSHCQGLGVLEMPRESVQAQLCPACKGARINEYGRSVKLIEQSIDQVVNLSAPEALAWLNEWEKSELNSRNSKDQEIANQLLTPVRSRLEYLTEIGLNYIKLNRPAQTLSGGEHQRARLASFLGAETTGACYILDEPTAGLHANETEKLLQILRRLNQDGNTILVVEHDHDVIKASDYILDLGPQAGEQGGEVIVSGSYHEVIQDQRSFTSRALNTEYKFKSDTGSDQSEGCPELVLKGARLNNLKNLTLHVPLQKLVCVTGVSGCGKSSLILETLVPALKSALKRGESREVSRYDSLDGSEFLQQVKIIDQAPLGQSGRSNPATYCGVWDEIRKLFAKTKLSRMRGYTARRFSFNAKEGRCQNCQGQGYRRVDMQFLPPLYLPCETCKTMRFNQQTLAVKYRGNSVSDILQMSVDDAVEFFDQIPKLINILQVLKDLGLGYLALGQPSNMLSGGEAQRIKLAAELISNPTGMTLFVLDEPTRGLHQADIDRFLLVLEPLIQEGNSVLLIEHHPQVILNADWIIDLGPEGGQSGGYLLDEGTPQQIVSRKKGQTGQMLSDFISYSSHR